In the genome of Desulfonauticus submarinus, the window CAGCAAAGCTATCTTGATCTTCTAGATGCTTTGGCCAAAGAAGCAAAAAAATGGAAGGGTCTATTTACAGGTGATGACCTAGACTGGGGATATGCTCCCAAAATAAATGCCTCTATAAAGCCGTCTGCCTTATATTCTCAAGCCAAACCTGTTGACTTTGAAAATACTGTTGAAACCATTGCGGAACGTCTAAAACCTATAATTAGAAAAATTAAGGAATTAAATGGTCATTTATGTATAGATATGGAACAATATGCCTTTAAAGATATTACCTTAGAAGTTTATCGTCGATTAAAAATGGATCCAGAGTTTCGGGATTTTAATGAATTGGCAATTGTATTGCAGGCTTATCTAAAAGATACAGATAGAGACTTGGATGAACTTCTTTCCTGGGCAAGAGCAGAAAAAATAAATATTGCCATCCGTCTCGTAAAAGGTGCCTATTGGGATTATGAAACAGTAATAGCTAAACAAAAAGGGCAAGAAATCCCTGTTTATACTATAAAAGCTGAGAGTGATGCAGCATTTGAACGTCAAGCTCAAAAAATCTTAGAAAACCACGATATATGTTATTTTGCGTGTGGTTCTCACAACATTCGGACTATTTCTGCTGTTTTAGAAACAGCCTTGGAATTAGGAGTTCCTGAAAACAGATATGAATTCCAAGTACTTTATGGAATGGCAGAACCTGTTCGCAAAGGCCTTTTGAATGTAGCTAAAAGAGTAAGATTATATGCTCCTTATGGAGATCTTATTCCAGGAATGGCTTATCTTGTAAGAAGGCTATTAGAAAACACTGCTAATGAATCCTTCTTACGCCAGAGTTTTGCAGAAGGAGCAGAACTTGATCGACTCTTAGAAGATCCTGTAATCTTAGCAGAAGAAGAAAAACAAAAACGCAAACAAAAACTCAAAAAAGCACAAGAAGGGAAAATCCCTCCATTTGAGAATCATCCCTTTGTAGATTTTACTAAAAAATTCGAACGAGATGCCTTTCCTCGGGCAATTAAAGAAGTAAGAGAACAGTTGGGAAAAACTTATCCTCTTATTATAAATGGGGAGGAGGTTTTAACTGAAGATAAGCTTACTTCTGTAAATCCAGCCAACCCAGATGAGGTAATAGGCCATATCTGTCAAGCCTCTGTCAAAGAGATTGACCAAGCGATTAGCGCGGCTAGAGATGCTTTTCCTGCGTGGAGAGATCTGAGCCCTGAGGAACGAGCCAAATATTTATTTAAAGCAGCTGATTATGCGCGTAAAAATATTTATCATCTTTCTGCATGGCAAATTTTGGAAGTAGGGAAACAATGGGATCAAGCCCATGCAGATGTATCTGAAGCTATTGACTTTCTAGAATATTATGCAAGAGAAATGATCAGACTTGGCAATCCCAGAAAAATGGGACGTGCTCCCGGAGAATTAAACCATCTTTTTTATCAACCCAAAGGCATTGCTGCAGTAATTGCTCCTTGGAACTTCCCTCTAGCTATCTCTTGTGGAATGACATCTGCAGCGCTTGTAGCTGGCAACTGTGTGTTGTACAAGCCAGCAGGAACTTCAGCAGTGGTAGGATACACCTTAGCCAAAATATATGAAGCTGCTGGTATCCCCAAAGGCGTATTTAATTATGTACCTGGTAGAGGTAGTGTAATAGGTGATTACTTAGTTGAACACCCAGACATAAGTCTAATTGCTTTTACAGGTTCAATGGAGGTAGGCTTAAGAATTATAGAAAAAGCCGCAAAAGTACAAACAGGACAGGAACAAGTTAAAAAAGTCATAGCAGAAATGGGAGGTAAAAACGCTATCATCATAGATGATGATGCAGATTTAGATGAAGCTATAATCCATATCATTTATTCTGCCTTTGGGTTTCAAGGCCAAAAATGTTCTGCCTGCTCTAGAGTAATTGTATTGGAAAGCATCTATGATCGCTTTGTAAAACGTTTAGTAGCAGCAGCCAAATCCATCGCTATTGGGCCTGCAGAAGATCCTCATTATTATATGGGCCCAGTTATTGACGCAAATGCTCAAAAGAAAATATCAGAATATGTAGAACTGGCTAAAAAAGAAGGAAACATTCTTCTTATAAGAGACGATATCCCTGAAAAAGGATATTACGTTCCTCTAACTATTGTAGAAAATATTACCCCAGAACATAGACTAGCTCAGGAAGAAATATTTGGGCCTGTGCTCGCTATTATGAAAGTAAAAAATCTAGATCAAGCAATAGAATGGGCAAATTCCACTAGATTTGCTCTTACAGGTGGAATATTCTCCAGAAGCCCACGACATTTAGAGAGAGCACGAAAAGAATTTAGGGTTGGAAATCTCTACCTTAACCGAGGCATTACAGGTGCTTTAGTAGAAAGACAGCCTTTTGGAGGATTTAAAATGTCTGGAGTTGGTTCTAAGGCAGGGGGCCCAGATTACCTTCTCCAATTTATGGATCCTAGATGCGTAACAGAAAATACCATGAGAAGAGGTTTTGCTCCTATTGAAGAAGACGATGATTGGATAGAATAATTAAATTATTTTTTATCTTCACCTCCCCTTTAAGCCCCAAGTACTAATTAGTGCTTGGGGCTTTTATCACAAAAATTTTATTTTGAGACATAAAAATCTACATCTTTATATGTAGATGTACCTTTTAATTTATCATATAAAATAGCCCTAAACTTATAATGTCCTTCAGGAACACCGCCTAAGTTCAAACTATTTTGGAAAAAAATATCAAATATAGGAGATTTGCTAACAATATGTGATTCTACCATATTAGTTTTTTTAAAAACAACATTACCTTTTTCATCTAAAATATTTATGTCCTCTGTTATCCAAGTTTCATACATTCCATCACGTGAAGAAATAAAAAAATTTTTTGGTTCTATATAAATCAATAGAGTATCGCCCTTCCTTAAACTAGTAGATTCTGTAGGAACATACATCCCAAAATTAAATATTTTCTTACAAGGCAACATCTTTTCTATTCCAAACGGGGCTTTATTTTGAAGCTCAATGATTTTTTGTTTTAAACGTTTTATTTCTTTATCGTAATCTTGAGCAAAACTTAAACTACTTCCTAAAAATAGAGATACGACTAAAAATAAAAAAACTCTTTTCATCTTTACTCTCCTTTTAAGTAAGTTTTCTTATATTTTCTATCCTCTTGCCCAAAATACATAAAAACTCGTGCGCAAATATACTCTAACCAAATTATAAAAGACAAATCAAATCTGCCAGAAAAATGAAAAGTAAATTTCTAGGTAACATAGGCAAACAACACTCTCAATAAAAATAATTAAGATTCTCCTATCCAAACCAATGGAACATTATAACTTAACTCCTCACTTTCCTAAAACTCTTTATAGAGTACTATGCTATATTTAATTTCCATTTTTTTTATTTTATTTTTTTAAAAAAAGGAACAAATTAGGAACAATTAATTTAACCTTTTTTTCTCTAACTTATAATAATTATTTAACTTTAGTAAAATTAGCTTTAATAAAAAAATAGTGTTGATTTAATGAAAAGCTATCAATCCATATTTTTTTAATATGCTATTGACAAAGCAATATAAATATCTAGAATACTTTACTTAGCACATTCATCTATCATATAATAATAAGGAGGGAAAGAATGGAAGAATATGTAAAACAAGCTTTAGAAATTGTGAAAGCCCAAGCTTCTGTTAGAACCATGACAGAAGAAGAAATCACTTCTATGGTTCAAAGAGTGGCTGAAGGTATCAAAAAAGTAAGTGAAGGAACAGACACAGAGGTAGAGCAAAAACCTGCTGTAGAACCTAAAAAAGCAATTAGAGAAAAAAGTATCATTTGCTTAGAATGCGGTAAGAGCTTTAAAGTTTTAACAAAAAAACATTTAGCATCTCATGGATTAACTCCTCAAGAATACAAAGAAAAATGGGGATATAAAAAGAACGTTTCTTTAGTATGTAAAAGCTTAGCTAGAGAAAGACGTAAAAAAATGGAATCTATGAAATTGTGGGAAAAAAGAAAAAAGAATTAGTTTTAATTGATATTAAAATAATAAAGGGACTCTTTAAAGAGTCCCTTTATTATTTTTTCTTGCCAAGACTCTATCCTATGGATATATCCCCAAATCATTATGGCAACACATTTAATTATTGTAGAATCCCCAGCAAAAGTAAAAACCATTAAAAAATTCCTTGGCAAAGGTTATAAAATTGAAGCATCCTTAGGACATATCAGAGATTTACCTACCAAAGAATTAGGAGTGACAGAAGGTGAAGAATTTTTACCTACCTATGTCATTATCCCTGGCAAAGAAAAGGTCGTTAATAAGCTCCAAAAAATAGCAGCTAAAGTGGGAAATATTTATTTAGCCCCTGATCCAGATAGAGAAGGTGAAGCTATTGCCTGGCATATTGCTGAAGTTATTAAACAAAAAAACTCTAACTTTTTACGTATCCAATTTAATGAAATAACCAAAAGAGCTGTTTTAGAAGCTTTAAATAACCCTAGATCATTAGATGAAAAATTATTCAATTCTCAACAAGCAAGACGCATTTTAGATCGTTTAGTAGGATATAAAATTTCACCTTTACTTTGGAAAAAAGTCCAACGAGGTCTTTCTGCTGGTAGAGTTCAATCTGTGGCTTTACGTTTATTAGTAGAAAGAGAAAAAGAACGTTATAGTTTTCAACCACAAGAATATTGGGTATTTAAGGCTTTACTAAAAAAAAGTGAATATGAATTACAAGCAGACCTCGTCAAAATAAGTAATAAAAAGGCTAAAATAACCAATGAAAAACAAGCATCTGAATTAAAAGATTATTTAGCAAAGCAGCAGTTTATATTACATAAAATAGAACAAAAACAACAAAAAAGAAACCCTAAACCACCTTTTATTACATCTACGCTTCAACAAGAGGCAAATATCCGATTTAACTTTTCTGCGTCTCGAACAATGAGCATTGCTCAACGTCTATACGAAGGAGTGGACCTAGGAGAAAAGGGAACCATTGCACTTATAACCTATATGCGTACAGACTCTGTGCGCATTGCTCCAGAAGCTCAAAAATTGGCTAGAGAATGGATAAAAAAGACCTTAGGCTCTAAGTATTGTCCTCCTAAGGCAAAAAAATATAAAACCAAATCTACTGCCCAAGATGCTCATGAAGCTATTCGACCTGTAGACCCAACTCTAACTCCTGAAGAAATACGAGCTTATCTCCCTGCAGATCAATTTAAACTCTATAAACTAATTTGGGAAAGATTCATTGCTTCACAAATGACATCAGCTACAATTTTAGCTACAATTTTTCATATCCAAGCAGGTAAAACATTATGGCAAACAAAAGGTGAGCAGATCGCATTTCCTGGTTTTTTAAAAATTTATTCTCCTGGTAAAATTAAAGAAAACCTTTTACCTAATCTTACAGAAGGTACAAACTTTAACTTAGAAAAATTGGATATAAAACAAAAATTTACCCAACCCCCGGCTAGGTACAGTGAAGCAACTCTAGTAAAAAAAATGGAAGAACTAGGAATAGGGCGTCCTTCTACTTATGCTACGATTATATCTACTCTTCTTGCTAGAAAATATGCATTATTAGAAGAAAAACAGCTTATTCCCACAGAACTTGGAATGTCTGTATGCGATCTTCTTATACAACATTTTCCTAAACTATTAGATGTCAATTTTACAGCAAAAATGGAAGAAGAACTGGATAAAATCGCTATAGGAGAAAAGGACTGGCAAGAAGTATTAAGGGAATTTGCCAAAGAATTTTATCCAACGTTAGAAGCAGCTCAAAAAGAAATGCGCTCCTTAAAAAATGGAGAACAAACTGAAATTAAATGCAGTAAATGTGGGAATCCTATGCTAGTCAAGTTTGGGAAAAATGGCCCATTTCTAGCCTGTTCTAATTATCCTAAATGTAAAAACACTTCTAATTTTAAACGCACTGAAAATGGAGAAATCGTTCTAATAAAACCAGAAGAACAACCTCCTAAAATTGTAGGTAAATGTCCAAAATGTGGTAACCCTGTAGTAGAAAAAAAAGCAAGAACAGGGGCTAGATTTTTAGCCTGTTCTAATTATCCTAAATGTAACTATACTGCCAGTTATTCCACTAAAGTACCTTGTCCAGAACAAGGTTGTGATGGAGAGTTAGTAGAAAGAAGTACTAAAAAAGGAAAAATCTTTTATGCTTGTTCTAATTATCCTAAATGTAAGTTTGCTGTTTGGAACTATCCTGTAGCCCAAAAATGCCCTAAATGTGGATTCTCCATCTTGGTAAAAAAGGAAAGTAAAGCTAGAGGAGAATATCTGGCCTGTCCTGTAAAAGGATGTAGATATTGGGAAAAAATTGAATAAAATCATTTAGCATAATGCTATTAAAAGAATATGAACGATTAGTCTATTCCCCAAAAAAAGCTGCAAACTTTATTGCTAAACTTTGTTGGCCCAATTACCAACGTTTTTGTCCAAGTTGCAAAAGCAGAAAATTTAAAAAACTTTCTTCTCAAAAAAGAAAGTGCCTACGTTGTAATACCATTTTTACAGATTTTACTGCTCGTTATTTTAATATAGTCAGAATTAAGCCAGATGACTGGTTAAGAATAGTAAAGCTTTTTGAGATGGAAACAAGGCCTGATGAAATAGCTCATCAACTGGGCCTGAGTTATAATACTATACGAAAAGCCCTAACTTCTATTAGACTAGCTATCTTAGCCAATTCTTTAGATGGATCTTCTCTTATCAAGCATTTTAATCTATATTCCTTTCCCTCTAAAAAGAAAGCTAGAATTCAAAATCCACCAGTATTTGGCTTAATAGAACAAGAAAAACACGTATTCATAGATTTTTTGCCAGACTTAGATTTAGAAAGTTTTGTTCACCTAAAATTAAATTTTAAACTTCCAAGTAAAAAAATTGGTCAAATAATCTATACTGCACCTGTAAGACAATATTTAAGCTTATTAGTTTATGATCATAAAATTACAACTACATATAATTTAAAGCATCAAGGGCGATATATTGCCTTAGATGGTAATAAAAATTTCTGGCCTTTTGCTAAAAGACGTTTACATAGTTTCAGAACGACCAGTGAACTAAACTTTCTTCTTTACTTCAAGGAATTAGAGTTTAGATATAATTACAAACAAAAAGACTTCTTTCTCAGACTACTAAAATACCTAGCATCCTTTATAGAGAAACAATAAAAATACCATTATTTTCCTTTTTATTTTAAAAGTCAGTCTCCCTATCTATAAGTAAAAAAATTTTATTGTTGAGCAGAAGATCTAAATTCTGCTTTCAACAGCTTTTGAGTCAAAGAAATATGATTATGTTGTCCACAAAAAATAGAATCTTTATTTACGCCTAACAAGGCTTCTGGCAAAACTTCATCCATATGTTTAACTTTTATAAGTTTAAGGCCTTTTAAAATTTCTTCTGGCACTTCATCTAAATCCCTTACATTATCTAAAGGAATAATAACCTTTTCAATTGCGGAGCGCTTAGCAGCCAACAATTTTTCTCTTAATCCTCCAATCGGAAGTACTCTTCCCCTTAAAGTAATCTCTCCTGTCATAGCAAGATCATTTCGGACAGGAATATTAAGCAATGCAGAAACCAAACTAGTGGCTAAAGTTATTCCTGCAGATGGACCATCCTTTGGAGTTGCTCCTTCTGGCACATGAATATGCACATCTATTTCTTTATAAAAATCTGGTTTTAAACCAAACACCTCTGAACGAGATCGGACATAACTAAATGCGGCCTTGGCACTTTCTTGCATCACCTCTCCAAGCTTGCCAGTAATCTCTAATTTTCCAGTACCAGGCATAATAGTAACTTCAACCAACAATATCTCCCCTCCCATTTCTGTCCAAGCCAAACCATTTGTTACACCAACTAAAGGCTCTTCTTCTTTTTCACTATGGCGTACTTTAGGTACTCCAAGATAAGAAGATAAATTAACTTTAGTAATCTGAACTTGCTCTATTTTATCTTCTACAATTTTTTTAGCAACCTTTCTACAAATAGAAGCAATTTCCCTTTCCAAGTTTCTAACCCCAGCTTCTCTTGTATATTCTCTAATAACTTTTTCTATAGCTCCATCAGAAAATTTTATTTGTTTTTTATCTAGTCCATGCATCTTCAACTGTTTTGGCAATAAAAAATATTTTGCTATCTTTTTCTTTTCTGTCTCAAGATAACCAGGCAGTTTTATTATTTCCATTCTATCTTGCAAAGGAAGAGGAATAGTATGAAGGCTGTTAGCAGTAGTTATAAAAAAAACATTAGATAAATCATAATCTAAATCCAAATAATGGTCATTAAAGGCGTAATTTTGTTCTGGATCTAGCACCTCAAGCAAAGCAGCAGAAGGATCTCCTCTAAAATCTGTACTCATTTTATCAACTTCATCCAAACAAAAAACAGGATTATTATATTTTACTTTTTTTAAACTTTGAATGATCTTACCTGGTAAGGCCCCTACATAAGTACGCCTATGACCTCTAATCTCTGCCTCATCTCTAACTCCCCCTAAAGAAAGACGCACGAACTCCCTTTTCATGGCCCTTGCAACAGATTTAGCTAAAGAAGTTTTTCCCACTCCAGGAGGACCTACTAAACACAAAATAGGTCCTCTAATTTTATCCACTAAATTTTGCACTGCTAAATACTCTAAAATTCTTTCTTTTGGTTTCTCTAATCCATAATGATCATTATCTAAAATTTTAGCGGCTTCTTTTAAATCTATATTTATTTCTTTAATCTCATTCCAAGGTAAAGACAAAATCCAATCTATATAATTATAGCTAACGGTATATTCAGCTGAATTTGTAGGCGTAATACGTAATTTCTTAATCTCTTCAAAAGCTCTTTCTTTTGCCTCTTCTGGCATATTTTTTTCTTTTACTCTTGTCTCTAGTTTATCCAGCTCTGCCTTGGGATCAACATCTCTTCCCATCTCTTTATGGATAGCCTTTAGCTGCTCAGAAAGATAATACTCTCTCTGATTTTGCTCCATTTGTTTTTTAACTCGTTCTTTTATTTTTTGCTCCAAAGCTATAATCTCTATTTCCCCCATTAAATACCCATAAACCTTTTCTAAACGTACTAAAGGATCAGCTATTTCTAAAACTTGTTGTTTTTCTTGGAATTTAACATTACTTAAATGGGGTAATATTCCATCAGCCAAAAAAGAAGGGTCCTTTATATTAGCTAATGTTAACAAAGATTCCTTAGCCATTTTTGGATTTAACTTAGAAAACTCTTCCAAAGCTTCTTGCACTAATCGAATAAAAGTCTCAGCTTTTTTTTCATCATAATCACTATCTGGAAAACTAAATACTCTAGATTTATAAAATTCTTCTTTTGAAAAACTTTGTTTATCTATTTTAGCTCTATAAATACCTTCAAAAAGAACCTTACGAGTTCCATCTGGCAATTTAAACATTTGCAGCACTCTGGCTACACATCCAACCTCATAAATATCATCTAAACTTGGCTCTTCAACCTCTGGATTTTTTTGAGTCACCAAAAAAATTCTTTTATCAAAATCGTTCAAAGCAGCTTCTATCGCTTTAACTGACTGCTTACGTCCCACAAAAAGTGGTATTATCGCTTTAGGAAACATTACCACTTCTCTAAGGGACATCACAGGCAATATCTCTTCATCTGGAGCAAAATACAAAAGGCTATCCTTATTCATAAGCCTTATACCTCTCTATCGTTTTTTTATTTAAGCACTTTTACTTTCTTGGTCATATATTACAATTGGTTCTAAATTATTCTCTACTACAGCTTTATTAACTAAGCATTCTTTTACTCTTTGCATAGAGGGTAACTTATACATAATATCTAACATAATACTTTCCATTACACTACGAAGTCCTCTAGCACCAGTTTTATTAGCATGAGCTCTTTTAGCTATTGCCTTAAGCGCATTCCTTGTAAATCTTAATTTTACATTATCTAATTCAAACAACTTCTGATATTGTTTAGTAAGAGAGTTACGAGGCTCTATTAAGATTCTAACTAAATCCTCTTCTGTAAGCTCTCTTAAAGCTGTTATCACTGGTATCCTACCTATAAATTCTGGGATTAAACCAAAATGAATTAAGTCTTCTGGAACTACTTGAGATAAAAGCTCATTGGCGTCATATTCTTTTCGTACAATCTTTGCGCCAAACCCCAAAGCACTGCCAGCAATTCTCTGTTGAACAATTTTTTCCAATCCAATAAAAGCTCCTCCCATAATAAACAGAATATTAGAAGTATCTATTTTTAAAAATTCTTGCTGAGGATGTTTACGACCACCCTTGGGGGGGATATTAGCAACAGTTCCTTCTATAATTTTTAAAAGTGCTTGTTGCACCCCTTCTCCAGAAACATCTCTGGTAATAGAAGGATTATCTCCTTTACGTCCTATTTTATCTATCTCATCTATATAAATAATTCCTTTTGAAGCAGCTTCAAGATCATAATCAGCATTTTGAACTAATTGAACTAAAATATTTTCTACATCTTCTCCAACATATCCAGCCTCAGTAAGAGTAGTAGCATCTGCTATAGCAAATGGCACTCTTAATATTTTAGCTAATGTTTTGGCCAATAAAGTTTTGCCAGAGCCTGTTGGCCCAATTAACAAAATATTGGATTTATCTAGTTCTACATCATCTTTAGTTACTTTAAAATCTTTATAATAAATTCTTTTATAATGGTTATACACAGCTACTGACAATACTTTTTTTGCCTGCTCCTGTCCTATAACATAGGCATCTAAAGCTTTTTTTATTTCTGCTGGTGGAAGTAATTCTTCTTGTGCTACCTGAGTAGGTTCTTCTTCTTGGGAAATAATTTCCTCACACAATGCTACACACTCATTACAAATATAAACATTTGGTCCTGCAATCAATCTATCCACTTCATCTTGATTCTTTCCACAAAAAGAACACTTTATATCTTTTAAATAAGTGGAAGGTTTCTTACCCATAAAAAATTCTCCTTATTTTATATCTTCTCGTGACGTTAAAACTTTATCTATAATCCCATAGGATAAAGCTTCTTTAGCTCCCATAAAATAATCTCTTTCAGTGTCTTTTTCTACCTTTTTAATATCTTTACCCGTATGTTTAGACAAAATTTCATTTAAAATACTCTTTAAGCGGATAATCTCTTTAGCTTGGATATCAATATCAGTAGCTTGTCCTTGAAATCCCCCCATAGGTTGGTGAATAAGTATTCTACTATGAGGCAAAGCATAACGCATCCCTTTTTCTCCAGCAGCTAAAAGCAATGCAGCCATACTAGCTGCTTGTCCGATACAAACAGTGGCCACAGGTGCAGAAATATATTGCATAGTATCATAAATAGCCAAGCCAGCGGTAACAGAACCTCCTGGGGAATTAATATAAAAGTTAATTTCTTTTTCAGGATTATCAGATTCTAAAAACAATAACTCTGCACAAATAAGATTAGCGACATGATCATCAATAGGTGTTCCTAATAAAATAATTCTGTCGCGTAATAATCTAGAAAAAATATCATAAGCTCTCTCGCCTCTTCCAGTGGTTTCTATAACCATCGGAATGGAATAAGACATAACTTTCTCCTTTTAACTAATTTAATATTTAGTAAGATAAACTTTTTTTAAATCCCTGACTAGAGTTTTTTGAAAGAAAATATAAGGGGAAGGAGATAAAACTAGGGCCGCTTTAAAAAGCGGCCCTAATCTTCTTTATTTATTTTCTTTATCTTTATCTGTAGAAGATTCATCTGCCTCCTGCTCCTTATCTTGAGGAGGTACTTTCTTTACCTTAGCTTCAGAATAAATTAACTCCATGGCCTTATCTGCCAAAATTTTATCCTTTAAAGCAACTAACAAATTATTTTTTTCATAAAACTCTTTAATCGCTTCAAAAGACTGTCCACTATAGGTAGCTATTTTTTGTAATTCTGCATCAACTTCACTATAATCAACCTTTAACCCCTCTTGTTGAGCCACAGCTAAAAGAAAAATCTCTGACTTTGTAATTTCTTCAGCTTCTTCTCTAAACTCTTTTTTCAAATCCTCTATAGTCTTACCTGTGGATTCAAGATTTTTACCTTGTCTCTCCAATTTATCTATATATTCTTTGATCTTTTGCTCAAGATGAAATTCAACCAAGGAAGGAGGTAAGTCAAATTCTACTTTGCTTTTTAAGTCATCTAAAAGCTTTTTCTGAGCTACGCTTTTACTTAATTCTTTACGCGTAGCCTCATAGGATTTAAAAATCGAATCCCGTAACTCTTTAAGATTCTTAAAATTACCCACCTTACGAGCAAAACCATCATCTAAAGCAGGCAATTTTTTCTCTTTTACTGCGTGCAAAGTCACTTCCATCTTAATAGTTTTGCCTGCCAAATCTTTATTAATAAAATCATCTGGTAATTTTACATCTCCAGACCCACTCTCTCCTGCTTTCAAACCATAAATAATTTTCTCAAAATCTTCTAATGCCTGCCCTTCTCCTAAAACTAACTGAAAATTACTCGCAGCAATTCCTTCTATAGGCTCTTCTCCATCAAATGCCTTAAAATCTATCACTACTGCATCCCCAGGCTGAGGATTTCTATTTTCCTCTACCACTACAAACTCTGCCATTCTATTTCTAAGCCTTTCAATTACTGCTTCAACTTCTTCTTCCTTAACTACCACCTCTTCTTCTTCAACTTCCAACCCTCTATATTCTGGCAATTCAAATTCAGGAGCCACTTCAAAGCTAAAGGAATAAGAATACTCTTCTCCTTTTTTTAATTCACTAGCATCTACATCTATTCGTGAAATAGGGGTAATTTTTAATTCATTTAAAATTTCATTTATATGTAAATTAATTAAATCAGTCTGAGCTTCG includes:
- the clpX gene encoding ATP-dependent Clp protease ATP-binding subunit ClpX: MGKKPSTYLKDIKCSFCGKNQDEVDRLIAGPNVYICNECVALCEEIISQEEEPTQVAQEELLPPAEIKKALDAYVIGQEQAKKVLSVAVYNHYKRIYYKDFKVTKDDVELDKSNILLIGPTGSGKTLLAKTLAKILRVPFAIADATTLTEAGYVGEDVENILVQLVQNADYDLEAASKGIIYIDEIDKIGRKGDNPSITRDVSGEGVQQALLKIIEGTVANIPPKGGRKHPQQEFLKIDTSNILFIMGGAFIGLEKIVQQRIAGSALGFGAKIVRKEYDANELLSQVVPEDLIHFGLIPEFIGRIPVITALRELTEEDLVRILIEPRNSLTKQYQKLFELDNVKLRFTRNALKAIAKRAHANKTGARGLRSVMESIMLDIMYKLPSMQRVKECLVNKAVVENNLEPIVIYDQESKSA
- the clpP gene encoding ATP-dependent Clp endopeptidase proteolytic subunit ClpP, producing MSYSIPMVIETTGRGERAYDIFSRLLRDRIILLGTPIDDHVANLICAELLFLESDNPEKEINFYINSPGGSVTAGLAIYDTMQYISAPVATVCIGQAASMAALLLAAGEKGMRYALPHSRILIHQPMGGFQGQATDIDIQAKEIIRLKSILNEILSKHTGKDIKKVEKDTERDYFMGAKEALSYGIIDKVLTSREDIK
- the tig gene encoding trigger factor, whose amino-acid sequence is MEYQVEQVSPVKRKINVQVPKEEVEAALSATIALYRRDVDLKGFRKGKVPASVIENRFRKQIYNEAQTDLINLHINEILNELKITPISRIDVDASELKKGEEYSYSFSFEVAPEFELPEYRGLEVEEEEVVVKEEEVEAVIERLRNRMAEFVVVEENRNPQPGDAVVIDFKAFDGEEPIEGIAASNFQLVLGEGQALEDFEKIIYGLKAGESGSGDVKLPDDFINKDLAGKTIKMEVTLHAVKEKKLPALDDGFARKVGNFKNLKELRDSIFKSYEATRKELSKSVAQKKLLDDLKSKVEFDLPPSLVEFHLEQKIKEYIDKLERQGKNLESTGKTIEDLKKEFREEAEEITKSEIFLLAVAQQEGLKVDYSEVDAELQKIATYSGQSFEAIKEFYEKNNLLVALKDKILADKAMELIYSEAKVKKVPPQDKEQEADESSTDKDKENK